The Alkalibacter rhizosphaerae genomic sequence TCCTAGAACAATTGAATCTTCGAAAATAATAATGTACGGGCGGAGCAATCCGTCCTGTATTATTATAAGGCCGTTTTGGCTGCTGAAGAAGTGAAAAAGTATCATATGAAGGAGGTAAACTATGCTTAAAACATTTACCATGGAACTAGGCGGTAGGGAATTGAAAGCAGAGATCGGAGAAATGGCGGAACTGGCCAACGGATCCGTTTTTATGCGATATGGTCAAACCAATATTCTGGTGACCGCTTGTGCGTCCAAAGGACCGAGAGAAGGCATCGACTTTTTTCCGTTGAGTTGCGATTATGAGGAAAAAAGATATGCTGTCGGCAAAATACCGGGTGGATTCATTAAACGGGAAGGACGACCTTCAGAACGAGCCATATTGACTTGTCGTCTAATGGACCGACCACTTCGCCCACTGTTTCCAAAAGGTTTCCGCAATGATGTTCAGGTAGTGGCTACAGCCATGAGCATTTGCCAGGATCACGCGCCGGAAGTGGTGTCCATGATCGGTTCATCAATAGCACTATCCATCAGCAACATTCCCTTCCAAGGACCTACCGGTTCTGTGATCATCGGGTACGTAGACGGAGAATACGTAGTTAACCCTACAGCACAACAGCAAGAAGTCAGCGATCTGCACTTAACGGTTTCCGGAACAAAAGAAGCCATCATGATGGTAGAAGCCGGCAGCAATGAAGTCAGTGAAGAAGTAATGTTAAAAGGTATTTTGCGAGCACATGAAGAAATCAAGAAGATCGTTGCTTTCATCGAATCCATCGTAGACGAAGTCGGTGAAGAAAAAATGGATTATCCTGTTGCGAAACCAGTGGAAGAAGTAGAAGCAGAAGTTCGAGCATTCGCAACGGAAAAATTTGTGGAAGCGATCCAGACCGAAGAAAAATTGGAACGACAAGAAAAGATCGATCAAGTCAATGCACTGGTGCAAGAAACCTTTGCAGAAAAATATCCGGAAAATATAAAAGACATCAAGGATGTTTGTTATAACTTGTTGAAAGAACAAGTTCGACGAATGATCGTAGAAGAAGGAATTCGACCGGACAACCGAAAAACGGACGAAATTCGTCCTATTTGGTCGAAAGTCGGCTTGCTGGATCGAGTACACGGTTCCGGCATGTTTACCAGAGGCCAGACCCAAGTCGTGTCTGCATTGACATTGGGAGCCATGGGTGACGTTCAGATCATCGACGGTTTTACCGACGAGGAAGTAAGCAAACGTTACATGCATCACTATAATTTCCCGGCTTTCAGCGTAGGCGAGACCCGTCCCCTGCGAGGACCCGGTCGACGTGAGATCGGTCACGGAGCCTTGGCGGAACGAGCGTTGTTGCCCGTTATCCCATCGGAAGAAGATTTCCCTTACGCCATTCGAGTGGTCTCGGAAGTCATCAGTTCCAACGGATCCACATCCCAGGCCAGTGTCTGCGGAAGTTCTTTGGCCTTGATGGATGCAGGAGTGCCCATCCGATCTGCTGTTGCAGGTATTGCCATGGGATTGATCAAGGAAGGCGACAAAGTAGCTGTATTGTCCGATATCCAGGGAATGGAAGACTTCCTGGGAGACATGGACTTCAAAGTGGCTGGAACGAGAGAAGGAATCACAGCCATCCAAATGGACATCAAAATCGACGGCATCGATGAAGCCATCCTGAAAGATGCTTTGGAAAAAGCCCGTGTAGGAAGACTGTTTATCCTGGACAAAATGAATGAAGTGATCTCTGCTCCAAGAGAAGATCTCTCACCATACGCTCCGAGAATCATCTCCATGATGATCCATCCGGACAAGATCCGTGAAGTCATTGGATCCGGTGGAAAAGTCATCAACAAGATCATCAGCGATACCGGTGTCAAAATCGACATCGACGACGATGGAAGAGTTTTCATCGCATCTCCGGATCTGGAAGCGGCGGAAAGAGCAAAAGCCATCATTGAAGGCATAGTCAAAGAAGTGGAAGTAGG encodes the following:
- a CDS encoding polyribonucleotide nucleotidyltransferase; the encoded protein is MLKTFTMELGGRELKAEIGEMAELANGSVFMRYGQTNILVTACASKGPREGIDFFPLSCDYEEKRYAVGKIPGGFIKREGRPSERAILTCRLMDRPLRPLFPKGFRNDVQVVATAMSICQDHAPEVVSMIGSSIALSISNIPFQGPTGSVIIGYVDGEYVVNPTAQQQEVSDLHLTVSGTKEAIMMVEAGSNEVSEEVMLKGILRAHEEIKKIVAFIESIVDEVGEEKMDYPVAKPVEEVEAEVRAFATEKFVEAIQTEEKLERQEKIDQVNALVQETFAEKYPENIKDIKDVCYNLLKEQVRRMIVEEGIRPDNRKTDEIRPIWSKVGLLDRVHGSGMFTRGQTQVVSALTLGAMGDVQIIDGFTDEEVSKRYMHHYNFPAFSVGETRPLRGPGRREIGHGALAERALLPVIPSEEDFPYAIRVVSEVISSNGSTSQASVCGSSLALMDAGVPIRSAVAGIAMGLIKEGDKVAVLSDIQGMEDFLGDMDFKVAGTREGITAIQMDIKIDGIDEAILKDALEKARVGRLFILDKMNEVISAPREDLSPYAPRIISMMIHPDKIREVIGSGGKVINKIISDTGVKIDIDDDGRVFIASPDLEAAERAKAIIEGIVKEVEVGEVITGKVTRLMNFGAFVDIGGSKEGMIHISKLAHERVEKVEDVVAVGDEVTVKVMEIDKQGRINLSRKATLPRPANKDNDK